A genomic segment from Gorilla gorilla gorilla isolate KB3781 chromosome 3, NHGRI_mGorGor1-v2.1_pri, whole genome shotgun sequence encodes:
- the LOC129532824 gene encoding protein FRG2-like-1 isoform X1 produces the protein MGKGNEDPDLHCSSIQCSTDQPPFQQISFSEKGSDEKKPFKEKGKTAFSHSSEKHTQRQAGSEPNPNKENSKETKLKAGNSTAGSEPESSSYRENCRKRKISSKDSCQDTAGNCPEKECSLSLNKKSRSSTAVHNSEIQETCDAHHRGRSRACTGRSKQHRSRALGVQTPSIRKSLVTSVRAMSEAVYQDLTQVWAQQIHSPLTCEQLTLLTWLRGPLCAQVQTLYSMATQAAYVFPAESWLVPATLPGPRDSALDREAHPFPGQEITETVSGSDEAKL, from the exons AtgggaaagggaaatgaagacCCCGATCTCCACTGCTCCTCCATCCAGTGCTCCACTGACCAGCCCCCTTTCCAACAGATCTCCTTTTCAGAAAAGGGCTCAGATGAGAAGAAACCATTCAAAGAAAAAGGCAAGACCGCCTTCTCCCATTCCAGTGAGAAGCACACACAAAGGCAAG CAGGATCGGAGCCCAATCCAAACAAGGAGAATTCTAAGGAAACCAAGCTCAAGGCCGGGAACAGCACTGCTGGATCAG AACCAGAGTCCAGCTCATATCGGGAAaactgcaggaaaagaaaaatcagttccAAGGACAGCTGCCAAGACACAGCAG GGAACTGTCCAGAAAAGGAGTGCAGCTTGTCGTTGAATAAAAAATCAAGATCCTCCACTGCTGTGCACAACAGTGAAATCCAGGAGACCTGTGATGCCCACCATAGGGGACGTTCCAGAGCTTGCACTGGGCGCAGCAAGCAACATAGGTCTCGGGCCCTGGGAGTCCAAACACCGTCAATTCGAAAAAGCTTGGTGACCTCTGTGCGAGCTATGTCAGAGGCTGTTTATCAAGACCTAACCCAGGTGTGGGCACAGCAGATCCATTCTCCACTGACCTGTGAGCAGCTGACACTGCTCACTTGGCTCCGGGGGCCTCTGTGTGCCCAGGTGCAGACCTTGTATTCCATGGCCACCCAGGCAGCTTATGTCTTCCCTGCTGAGAGCTGGCTTGTCCCAGCCACATTGCCTGGTCCTAGGGATTCAGCCCTGGATAGAGAAGCCCATCCTTTCCCTGGGCAGGAGATAACTGAGACTGTCAGTGGATCAGATGAGGCTAAGCTGTGA
- the LOC129532824 gene encoding protein FRG2-like-1 isoform X2 — translation MGKGNEDPDLHCSSIQCSTDQPPFQQISFSEKGSDEKKPFKEKGKTAFSHSSEKHTQRQGSEPNPNKENSKETKLKAGNSTAGSEPESSSYRENCRKRKISSKDSCQDTAGNCPEKECSLSLNKKSRSSTAVHNSEIQETCDAHHRGRSRACTGRSKQHRSRALGVQTPSIRKSLVTSVRAMSEAVYQDLTQVWAQQIHSPLTCEQLTLLTWLRGPLCAQVQTLYSMATQAAYVFPAESWLVPATLPGPRDSALDREAHPFPGQEITETVSGSDEAKL, via the exons AtgggaaagggaaatgaagacCCCGATCTCCACTGCTCCTCCATCCAGTGCTCCACTGACCAGCCCCCTTTCCAACAGATCTCCTTTTCAGAAAAGGGCTCAGATGAGAAGAAACCATTCAAAGAAAAAGGCAAGACCGCCTTCTCCCATTCCAGTGAGAAGCACACACAAAGGCAAG GATCGGAGCCCAATCCAAACAAGGAGAATTCTAAGGAAACCAAGCTCAAGGCCGGGAACAGCACTGCTGGATCAG AACCAGAGTCCAGCTCATATCGGGAAaactgcaggaaaagaaaaatcagttccAAGGACAGCTGCCAAGACACAGCAG GGAACTGTCCAGAAAAGGAGTGCAGCTTGTCGTTGAATAAAAAATCAAGATCCTCCACTGCTGTGCACAACAGTGAAATCCAGGAGACCTGTGATGCCCACCATAGGGGACGTTCCAGAGCTTGCACTGGGCGCAGCAAGCAACATAGGTCTCGGGCCCTGGGAGTCCAAACACCGTCAATTCGAAAAAGCTTGGTGACCTCTGTGCGAGCTATGTCAGAGGCTGTTTATCAAGACCTAACCCAGGTGTGGGCACAGCAGATCCATTCTCCACTGACCTGTGAGCAGCTGACACTGCTCACTTGGCTCCGGGGGCCTCTGTGTGCCCAGGTGCAGACCTTGTATTCCATGGCCACCCAGGCAGCTTATGTCTTCCCTGCTGAGAGCTGGCTTGTCCCAGCCACATTGCCTGGTCCTAGGGATTCAGCCCTGGATAGAGAAGCCCATCCTTTCCCTGGGCAGGAGATAACTGAGACTGTCAGTGGATCAGATGAGGCTAAGCTGTGA